A genomic window from Salvia hispanica cultivar TCC Black 2014 chromosome 5, UniMelb_Shisp_WGS_1.0, whole genome shotgun sequence includes:
- the LOC125188662 gene encoding solanesyl diphosphate synthase 3, chloroplastic/mitochondrial-like isoform X1, which produces MMRVRGLARLARSGYARGQLVYSPLGSGESAPLLLEHSSHFRNPLQSSREVLGCRVIYSWVSNAISTVGQQVQLQSSSAVEEQVDPFSLVADELSILADRLRSMVVAEVPKLASAAEYFFKLGVEGKRFRPTVLLLMATALDLPIQRQTSEAAVNALSSELRTRQQCIAEITEMIHVASLLHDDVLDDADTRRGIGSLNFVMGNKLAVLAGDFLLSRACVALASLKNTEVVSLLAKVVEHLVTGETMQMTTTSDQRCSMEYYMEKTYYKTASLISNSCKAVALLAGQTADVSNLAFEYGKNLGLAFQLIDDVLDFTGTSTSLGKGSLSDIRHGIVTAPILFAIEEFPELRVIVNQGFEKSSNVDRALEYLSMSSGIQRTRELAAKHASLASAAIDALPENEDEVVQRSRRALVELTHIVITRTK; this is translated from the exons ATGATGCGGGTCAGAGGGCTAGCCCGGTTAGCGAGGTCGGGCTACGCCCGTGGTCAATTGGTCTACTCCCCTTTGGGAAGTGGCGAGAGCGCGCCGCTGCTGCTCGAGCATTCCTCCCACTTTCGCAACCCTCTTCAGTCTTCTCGAGAG GTTTTGGGTTGCAGAGTTATTTATTCTTGGGTGTCAAATGCCATTAGTACCGTGGGGCAGCAGGTTCAGCTTCAGAGTAGCTCTGCGGTTGAG GAGCAAGTAGACCCTTTTTCTCTTGTTGCTGATGAACTATCGATTCTCGCTGATCGCTTGAGGTCCATGGTTGTTGCGGAG GTTCCCAAGCTTGCCTCAGCTGCAGagtattttttcaaattgggAGTTGAAGGAAAAAGATTCAGACCCACT GTCCTTTTATTGATGGCAACGGCTCTAGACTTACCAATCCAAAGGCAAACATCAGAGGCTGCAGTCAATGCCCTGTCTTCAGAGTTGCGTACAAGACAACAGTGCATTGCTGAGATTACAGAGATGATCCAT GTTGCTAGCCTCCTCCATGATGATGTGTTGGATGATGCTGATACAAGGCGGGGTATTGGCTCTTTGAACTTTGTTATGGGAAATAAG TTGGCTGTGTTGGCTGGAGATTTTTTGCTATCTAGAGCTTGTGTTGCTCTTGCTTCCTTGAAAAACACAGAG GTTGTTTCTCTCCTGGCTAAAGTCGTAGAACATCTAGTCACTGGTGAGACCATGCAAATGACTACTACATCTGACCAGCGCTGCAG CATGGAATACTATATGGAAAAGACATACTACAAAACTGCGTCATTGATATCCAATAGTTGTAAGGCTGTTGCCCTTCTTGCTGGACAAACGGCAGATGTTTCAAATTTGGCTTTTGAGTACGGCAAGAActtg GGGTTGGCTTTTCAGTTAATTGATGATGTTCTTGATTTCACCGGCACATCAACTTCCCTTGGAAAGGGATCCTTGTCCGACATTCGCCAT GGGATTGTGACCGCTCCTATATTGTTCGCTATTGAGGAATTTCCTGAACTTCGGGTGATTGTCAACCAAGGATTTGAAAAGTCTTCAAATGTGGACCGG GCTCTAGAATATCTCTCAATGAGTAGTGGAATCCAGAGAACTAGAGAGCTAGCAGCAAAGCATGCTAGCCTTGCATCAGCTGCAATTGACGCCCTTCCAGAAAACGAGGATGAGGTTGTTCAGAGGTCGAGGCGGGCGCTTGTAGAACTAACGCATATAGTCATCACCAGAACaaagtag
- the LOC125188662 gene encoding solanesyl diphosphate synthase 3, chloroplastic/mitochondrial-like isoform X2, translating to MVVAEVPKLASAAEYFFKLGVEGKRFRPTVLLLMATALDLPIQRQTSEAAVNALSSELRTRQQCIAEITEMIHVASLLHDDVLDDADTRRGIGSLNFVMGNKLAVLAGDFLLSRACVALASLKNTEVVSLLAKVVEHLVTGETMQMTTTSDQRCSMEYYMEKTYYKTASLISNSCKAVALLAGQTADVSNLAFEYGKNLGLAFQLIDDVLDFTGTSTSLGKGSLSDIRHGIVTAPILFAIEEFPELRVIVNQGFEKSSNVDRALEYLSMSSGIQRTRELAAKHASLASAAIDALPENEDEVVQRSRRALVELTHIVITRTK from the exons ATGGTTGTTGCGGAG GTTCCCAAGCTTGCCTCAGCTGCAGagtattttttcaaattgggAGTTGAAGGAAAAAGATTCAGACCCACT GTCCTTTTATTGATGGCAACGGCTCTAGACTTACCAATCCAAAGGCAAACATCAGAGGCTGCAGTCAATGCCCTGTCTTCAGAGTTGCGTACAAGACAACAGTGCATTGCTGAGATTACAGAGATGATCCAT GTTGCTAGCCTCCTCCATGATGATGTGTTGGATGATGCTGATACAAGGCGGGGTATTGGCTCTTTGAACTTTGTTATGGGAAATAAG TTGGCTGTGTTGGCTGGAGATTTTTTGCTATCTAGAGCTTGTGTTGCTCTTGCTTCCTTGAAAAACACAGAG GTTGTTTCTCTCCTGGCTAAAGTCGTAGAACATCTAGTCACTGGTGAGACCATGCAAATGACTACTACATCTGACCAGCGCTGCAG CATGGAATACTATATGGAAAAGACATACTACAAAACTGCGTCATTGATATCCAATAGTTGTAAGGCTGTTGCCCTTCTTGCTGGACAAACGGCAGATGTTTCAAATTTGGCTTTTGAGTACGGCAAGAActtg GGGTTGGCTTTTCAGTTAATTGATGATGTTCTTGATTTCACCGGCACATCAACTTCCCTTGGAAAGGGATCCTTGTCCGACATTCGCCAT GGGATTGTGACCGCTCCTATATTGTTCGCTATTGAGGAATTTCCTGAACTTCGGGTGATTGTCAACCAAGGATTTGAAAAGTCTTCAAATGTGGACCGG GCTCTAGAATATCTCTCAATGAGTAGTGGAATCCAGAGAACTAGAGAGCTAGCAGCAAAGCATGCTAGCCTTGCATCAGCTGCAATTGACGCCCTTCCAGAAAACGAGGATGAGGTTGTTCAGAGGTCGAGGCGGGCGCTTGTAGAACTAACGCATATAGTCATCACCAGAACaaagtag
- the LOC125188260 gene encoding geraniol synthase, chloroplastic-like translates to MSWARSAISLILSQTLCHSQKASIPRQAASAAIPLRHSAVTYPIVNPQLQKPVILEERREYLIQKTIQKLQTSTEQLQLIDHLQRLGIGYHLEDMIDAILHLQRSAFSTEDDLFTTALRFRLLRQAGFHISTGVLLKFKGESEKFKESDMVGLLSLYEASNMGAQGEEILEEAMDFSKRSLLEGEDRVSEAVGQALEVPRHMRMARLEARRFIKEYGNGSDHDRDLLELAVLDYNHVQVQHQAELTQLKRWYTEGILVNVKTFHWDCVSKCFVYSVDYFHFPVLSRLKNWPLVIDDIFDTHGKMDELIQFTHAIQRWDLEAMETLPEYMKICYMALYNTTNDICYTVLKDTSRTVLPYLKATWIDMIEGFMVEAKWFNGGNAPNLEEYMENGVSTAGAYMALVHLFFLMGEGVTDQNASLLRRKPYPKVFSLAGRILRLWDDLGTAKEEQERGDLASGIPLFMKENNLATEEAARSGMLEEIFQLWKDLNGELINVNNALPLSIIKIALNMARASQVIHNHRQHTYSLSVDNYVQALFFTPLPSS, encoded by the exons ATGTCTTGGGCAAGGAGCGCCATATCATTAATCTTGTCACAAACATTGTGTCACTCTCAAAAGGCCTCGATTCCACGGCAAGCAGCTAGCGCCGCAATTCCTCTCCGCCACTCAGCCGTGACATATCCCATCGTCAATCCACAGCTTCAAAAACCG GTGATTCTAGAGGAGAGGAGAGAATATTTAATACAGAAGACTATCCAAAAACTGCAGACAAGCACGGAACAACTCCAACTCATTGACCACCTCCAACGGCTAGGAATCGGTTACCACTTGGAAGATATGATCGACGCCATACTGCACCTCCAACGCTCTGCTTTCTCGACCGAAGATGACCTCTTCACCACCGCCCTTCGCTTCCGTCTTCTCCGCCAGGCTGGCTTCCACATCAGCACCG GTGTGTTGTTGAAGTTCAAGGGCGAAAGCGAAAAGTTTAAAGAATCGGACATGGTAGGATTACTGAGCTTGTATGAAGCATCAAATATGGGGGCTCAGGGAGAAGAAATATTGGAGGAGGCTATGGATTTTTCGAAACGATCACTGCTCGAGGGTGAGGACCGGGTCAGTGAGGCGGTGGGACAGGCCCTAGAGGTGCCGAGACATATGAGGATGGCTAGGTTGGAGGCCAGGCGATTCATCAAGGAATATGGCAACGGGAGTGATCATGACAGAGACCTTTTGGAGCTTGCTGTTTTGGACTATAACCATGTCCAAGTTCAACACCAAGCCGAACTCACTCAACTTAAAAG GTGGTACACTGAGGGCATCTTGGTTAACGTCAAAACTTTTCATTGGGATTGTGT ATCAAAGTGCTTTGTTTATAGT GTGGACTACTTTCATTTTCCTGTATTATCAAGGCTAAAAAACTGGCCCTTAGTGATTGATGATATTTTCGACACACATGGCAAAATGGATGAACTAATCCAGTTCACCCATGCAATTCAAAG ATGGGATCTTGAAGCAATGGAGACACTCCCCGAGTACATGAAAATATGCTACATGGCATTGTACAACACCACCAACGACATTTGCTACACGGTGCTCAAGGACACCAGCCGGACTGTGCTCCCCTACCTCAAAGCAACT TGGATAGACATGATTGAAGGCTTCATGGTGGAGGCAAAGTGGTTCAATGGTGGGAATGCACCAAACTTGGAAGAGTACATGGAGAATGGAGTATCAACGGCGGGGGCATACATGGCTCTGGTGCACCTATTCTTTCTAATGGGAGAAGGTGTGACCGACCAAAACGCCTCACTTTTGAGGCGGAAACCATATCCCAAGGTCTTCTCCTTGGCAGGGCGAATTCTTCGCCTCTGGGATGATCTTGGCACTGCCAAGGAGGAGCAAGAGCGTGGGGATCTGGCATCGGGCATACCGTTGTTTATGAAAGAGAACAATCTGGCAACAGAGGAGGCAGCAAGAAGTGGAATGCTGGAAGAGATATTCCAACTATGGAAGGATCTCAACGGTGAGCTCATCAACGTTAACAACGCATTGCCCTTGTCTATCATCAAAATCGCGCTTAACATGGCACGAGCTTCCCAAGTGATCCACAACCATCGACAACACACCTATTCTTTGAGCGTCGACAATTATGTTCAAGCCCTCTTCTTCACTCCCCTTCCTTCCTCTTAG
- the LOC125188660 gene encoding auxilin-related protein 2 isoform X2, which translates to MDESWRMRIGMPSPPPSLHRPNHHLRRPSASHRHEPTSDPEDFSDVFGGPPRTILSRQFSSGFPRSSTSSATYFYEEIFRQPEKVPPAGKSGRSLPEFRIPGHQKREKNGFYSDIFGWEDERVVRSRSRSKTSSSSVLSSEELSPLRPAFFADGGGDDVSSFASKLRPINVRSRWNSTRMENEDQKSMMPPFLGSNHCNNGESHGTDNLRSYTFGLSRRNASPETINLEPISNSSFRVSADDMELNNSPSSAVSSVCHSVWREAEVEGEVIRPDEVEQEEDDEDEDEVMSSYVIEINSENREGTCESNGVDEAIAWAKEKSQTHNSECEAEKTTQDVLSGQQVSEGHTDSFGSLDKQQVKWEIVEDEQQLECTVQTEMDIQDEKIRLWSSGKDADIRLLLSSLHHILWPNSGWLPVPLASIIESSQVKKSYQKARLCLHPDKLQQRGATPQQKYVADKAFSILQDAWAAFISMDVF; encoded by the exons ATGGACGAATCCTGGCGAATGAGGATCGGAATGCCGTCGCCGCCACCTTCGCTCCACCGACCAAACCACCATCTCCGGCGACCCTCCGCCTCTCACCGCCACGAGCCTACCTCCGACCCTGAGGACTTCAGCGACGTCTTCGGCGGGCCCCCTCGCACGATCCTCTCCCGCCAGTTCTCCTCCGGCTTCCCGCGATCTTCCACCTCTTCTGCGACCTACTTCTACGAGGAGATTTTCCGGCAGCCGGAGAAGGTGCCTCCGGCGGGGAAGAGCGGAAGGAGCTTGCCGGAGTTCAGGATCCCCGGCCATCAGAAGCGAGAGAAGAACGGTTTCTACAGCGATATTTTTGGGTGGGAGGATGAGAGGGTGGTGAGGTCGAGATCGAGATCGAAAACGAGCTCTTCTTCGGTGCTCAGCTCGGAGGAGCTCAGTCCTCTCCGGCCGGCCTTCTTCGCtgacggcggcggcgatgaCGTGTCCTCTTTCGCTTCGAAACTCAG GCCGATTAATGTGAGGAGTAGGTGGAATTCAACAAGGATGGAGAATGAAGATCAGAAAAGCATGATGCCGCCATTTTTAGGCAGTAATCACTGCAACAATGGGGAAAGCCATGGCACAGACAATCTGAGGAGCTACACTTTTGGATTAAGTCGAAGAAACGCCTCTCCGGAGACGATCAACCTTGAGCCGATTTCCAATAGCAGCTTCAGAGTGTCTGCAGATGACATGGAGCTCAACAACTCACCATCATCTGCAGTTTCCTCGGTCTGCCACTCGGTCTGGCGTGAGGCTGAGGTGGAGGGCGAGGTTATAAGGCCGGACGAGGTGGAGCAGGAGGAggatgatgaggatgaggatgaggtCATGAGCTCCTATGTGATTGAGATCAACTCCGAGAACAGGGAAGGGACTTGTGAATCCAACGGTGTTGATGAGGCCATAGCATGGGCGAAGGAGAAGTCTCAAACACACAATTCGGAGTGTGAGGCAGAGAAAACCACACAAG ATGTTTTGAGTGGACAGCAGGTTTCCGAGGGACATACAGACAGTTTCGGATCATTG GATAAGCAGCAGGTCAAGTGGGAAATAGTAGAAGACGAACAACAGCTCGAATGCACG GTACAAACAGAAATGGATATTCAGGATGAGAAGATCAGATTATGGTCAAGTGGCAAGGATGCTGACATTCGACTTCTGCTTTCTTCATTGCATCAT ATCTTATGGCCGAACAGTGGCTGGTTACCGGTGCCCTTAGCAAGCATAATCGAATCCTCACAAGTGAAAAAATCGTATCAAAAGGCGCGGCTGTGCCTGCACCCAGACAAGCTCCAACAAAGAGGCGCAACGCCCCAACAGAAGTACGTTGCAGATAAAGCCTTTTCTATTCTTCAG GATGCTTGGGCTGCATTCATCTCTATGGACGTGTTTTAA
- the LOC125188660 gene encoding uncharacterized protein LOC125188660 isoform X1: MDESWRMRIGMPSPPPSLHRPNHHLRRPSASHRHEPTSDPEDFSDVFGGPPRTILSRQFSSGFPRSSTSSATYFYEEIFRQPEKVPPAGKSGRSLPEFRIPGHQKREKNGFYSDIFGWEDERVVRSRSRSKTSSSSVLSSEELSPLRPAFFADGGGDDVSSFASKLRPINVRSRWNSTRMENEDQKSMMPPFLGSNHCNNGESHGTDNLRSYTFGLSRRNASPETINLEPISNSSFRVSADDMELNNSPSSAVSSVCHSVWREAEVEGEVIRPDEVEQEEDDEDEDEVMSSYVIEINSENREGTCESNGVDEAIAWAKEKSQTHNSECEAEKTTQDVLSGQQVSEGHTDSFGSLDKQQVKWEIVEDEQQLECTVQTEMDIQDEKIRLWSSGKDADIRLLLSSLHHILWPNSGWLPVPLASIIESSQVKKSYQKARLCLHPDKLQQRGATPQQKMLGLHSSLWTCFKQWNTGFDISTGHRRE; this comes from the exons ATGGACGAATCCTGGCGAATGAGGATCGGAATGCCGTCGCCGCCACCTTCGCTCCACCGACCAAACCACCATCTCCGGCGACCCTCCGCCTCTCACCGCCACGAGCCTACCTCCGACCCTGAGGACTTCAGCGACGTCTTCGGCGGGCCCCCTCGCACGATCCTCTCCCGCCAGTTCTCCTCCGGCTTCCCGCGATCTTCCACCTCTTCTGCGACCTACTTCTACGAGGAGATTTTCCGGCAGCCGGAGAAGGTGCCTCCGGCGGGGAAGAGCGGAAGGAGCTTGCCGGAGTTCAGGATCCCCGGCCATCAGAAGCGAGAGAAGAACGGTTTCTACAGCGATATTTTTGGGTGGGAGGATGAGAGGGTGGTGAGGTCGAGATCGAGATCGAAAACGAGCTCTTCTTCGGTGCTCAGCTCGGAGGAGCTCAGTCCTCTCCGGCCGGCCTTCTTCGCtgacggcggcggcgatgaCGTGTCCTCTTTCGCTTCGAAACTCAG GCCGATTAATGTGAGGAGTAGGTGGAATTCAACAAGGATGGAGAATGAAGATCAGAAAAGCATGATGCCGCCATTTTTAGGCAGTAATCACTGCAACAATGGGGAAAGCCATGGCACAGACAATCTGAGGAGCTACACTTTTGGATTAAGTCGAAGAAACGCCTCTCCGGAGACGATCAACCTTGAGCCGATTTCCAATAGCAGCTTCAGAGTGTCTGCAGATGACATGGAGCTCAACAACTCACCATCATCTGCAGTTTCCTCGGTCTGCCACTCGGTCTGGCGTGAGGCTGAGGTGGAGGGCGAGGTTATAAGGCCGGACGAGGTGGAGCAGGAGGAggatgatgaggatgaggatgaggtCATGAGCTCCTATGTGATTGAGATCAACTCCGAGAACAGGGAAGGGACTTGTGAATCCAACGGTGTTGATGAGGCCATAGCATGGGCGAAGGAGAAGTCTCAAACACACAATTCGGAGTGTGAGGCAGAGAAAACCACACAAG ATGTTTTGAGTGGACAGCAGGTTTCCGAGGGACATACAGACAGTTTCGGATCATTG GATAAGCAGCAGGTCAAGTGGGAAATAGTAGAAGACGAACAACAGCTCGAATGCACG GTACAAACAGAAATGGATATTCAGGATGAGAAGATCAGATTATGGTCAAGTGGCAAGGATGCTGACATTCGACTTCTGCTTTCTTCATTGCATCAT ATCTTATGGCCGAACAGTGGCTGGTTACCGGTGCCCTTAGCAAGCATAATCGAATCCTCACAAGTGAAAAAATCGTATCAAAAGGCGCGGCTGTGCCTGCACCCAGACAAGCTCCAACAAAGAGGCGCAACGCCCCAACAGAA GATGCTTGGGCTGCATTCATCTCTATGGACGTGTTTTAAACAATGGAATACCGGTTTCGATATTTCAACAGGTCATCGACGAGAATAG
- the LOC125190195 gene encoding pentatricopeptide repeat-containing protein At1g12775, mitochondrial — protein MSLYFRKFKKNRETSDITHRLSETFASHTCSCSDYIGHNYFHERFSARIGAIPHFFSTFSAGNSEIRDERVKIDSIDDSKRFYDRTAETVSKESLLNSDYNSSSWGGENCDFDGFDESDEEGEQSDEEFRVLSAFDGNRARIEASRRIEVDEGDLRHPLVREICRLIDRRAAWSPKLESELKRLLRSLKPSQVCAVLRAQSDERNALNFFYWADRQWRYRHYLVVYHDMLRILSKTKLCQGAKRVLHLMIRRKIELWPEDFGCVMVSFSRAGHLSKALQVLNVMQRAGVELDISVCNTAVNVLVEGDKLEKALRFSERMQMVGIEPNVVTYNCLVKGYCERKQLDDAVKLIEEMPLKGCAPDKVSYYTVMGVLCKEKRIDELKGLLKKMLEESELQPDQVTYNTLIHMLCKHGHGDEALGFLGEAEERGFRIDKVGHTAVVHCFCQEGQIDRAKGIIDEMLLKECSPDVVTYTAVLNGFCRVGKVDQAKKLLQEMYKHGCKPNCVSYTALLNGLCRGGNSSEAREMMDMSEGWWTPNSVTYSVILHGFRREGKLSEACDIVMEMIRKGFYPSPVDINLLIQSLCRAGKTEQARKLMEECLKKGCAVNVVNYTSIIHGFCQNDDLASALSVFDDMYLNNKHPDAVTFTTVVDTLGRKGRIDEATEMVKKMLHRGLLPTPVTYRSLIHNFCQHGRVDDLLKLMDKLLPRQSFKTAYNQIIEKLCCFGHTDEAYKLLGRVLRTASKIDVDTCHILMRTFLRNENPLGSYQVASRMFNRNLVPDLKLCEEVSKKLISQKKLEEADKLMLRFVERGHFSPNRKQALHS, from the coding sequence ATGTCATTGTATTTcagaaaatttaagaaaaatcgAGAAACTTCAGATATCACTCACCGATTGAGTGAGACTTTTGCGTCACATACGTGTTCTTGTTCTGATTATATCGGGCACAATTACTTCCACGAACGGTTTTCCGCTCGCATTGGAGCGATTCCACATTTTTTCTCAACGTTTTCAGCTGGCAATTCCGAAATTCGCGACGAACGCGTGAAAATCGATAGTATCGACGATAGCAAACGATTTTATGATAGGACAGCGGAAACGGTTTCGAAAGAAAGCCTATTGAATTCAGATTATAATTCGAGCAGTTGGGGAGGAGAAAACTGCGATTTTGATGGTTTCGACGAGTCTGATGAAGAAGGGGAACAGAGCGACGAGGAATTTAGGGTATTGAGTGCCTTTGATGGGAACAGAGCGCGAATCGAAGCTTCTAGAAGAATTGAGGTGGACGAAGGTGATTTGAGGCATCCTTTAGTGAGAGAGATATGTAGGTTGATTGATCGCAGGGCAGCATGGTCTCCGAAGCTTGAATCGGAGTTGAAGCGATTACTGCGCAGCCTGAAACCGAGCCAAGTGTGCGCTGTGCTTCGAGCTCAATCTGATGAAAGAAATGCTTTGAATTTCTTCTACTGGGCTGACAGGCAATGGCGATACAGGCATTACCTTGTTGTTTATCACGATATGCTGAGAATTCTGAGTAAGACGAAGCTATGCCAAGGGGCTAAGCGAGTTCTTCATCTTATGATTAGGAGGAAGATTGAGCTCTGGCCCGAAGATTTTGGTTGTGTAATGGTGTCTTTCAGTAGAGCTGGTCATCTCAGTAAAGCATTGCAGGTGTTGAATGTAATGCAGAGAGCGGGAGTCGAGCTTGATATCTCAGTTTGCAACACTGCTGTTAATGTTTTGGTGGAGGGGGACAAGTTGGAGAAAGCATTGAGGTTTTCGGAGAGGATGCAGATGGTTGGGATTGAACCTAATGTTGTCACGTATAACTGTCTGGTTAAGGGCTATTGTGAAAGGAAACAGTTGGATGATGCAGTGAAGCTGATCGAAGAAATGCCTCTGAAAGGTTGTGCTCCAGATAAAGTTAGTTATTATACTGTGATGGGAGTTTTATGCAAGGAGAAAAGGATTGATGAACTGAAAGGGCTTCTGAAGAAGATGTTGGAAGAGAGTGAATTGCAGCCAGATCAAGTCACTTATAATACTCTTATTCACATGCTTTGCAAGCATGGTCATGGAGATGAGGCGCTGGGGTTCCTAGGGGAAGCAGAGGAAAGAGGGTTTCGTATCGACAAAGTTGGGCACACTGCGGTAGTGCATTGCTTTTGTCAGGAAGGACAAATAGATAGGGCTAAAGGTATCATTGATGAAATGCTATTGAAGGAATGCAGCCCTGATGTTGTGACATATACTGCTGTTTTGAATGGATTTTGTCGCGTGGGGAAAGTTGACCAAGCTAAGAAATTGCTGCAGGAGATGTACAAGCATGGTTGCAAGCCTAACTGTGTATCATACACAGCCTTGTTAAACGGGCTTTGTAGGGGTGGGAACTCTTCAGAGGCAAGAGAGATGATGGACATGAGCGAGGGATGGTGGACTCCGAACTCTGTGACGTACAGTGTAATCTTGCATGGGTTTCGTCGTGAAGGGAAGCTGTCTGAGGCCTGTGATATAGTGATGGAGATGATCAGAAAAGGGTTTTATCCTTCCCCTGTCGACATCAACCTATTGATTCAATCATTATGTCGAGCTGGCAAGACAGAGCAAGCTAGGAAGTTAATGGAGGAGTGCCTTAAAAAGGGGTGTGCTGTCAATGTTGTGAACTACACCTCTATAATTCATGGATTTTGCCAAAACGATGACTTAGCCTCAGCTCTATCTGTGTTTGATGACATGTATTTGAATAACAAACACCCCGATGCAGTGACATTTACAACGGTAGTAGATACGCTGGGAAGAAAAGGCAGAATTGACGAGGCTACTGAAATGGTCAAGAAAATGCTCCATCGCGGTTTGCTTCCTACACCCGTCACTTATAGATCACTTATCCATAATTTCTGCCAGCATGGGAGGGTAGATGATTTGTTGAAACTGATGGACAAGCTGCTGCCTCGACAAAGCTTCAAAACAGCCTACAACCAAATCATTGAAAAGCTTTGTTGTTTTGGGCACACTGATGAGGCTTACAAGCTCTTGGGAAGGGTTCTGAGAACTGCTTCCAAAATTGATGTGGATACTTGCCACATTCTTATGAGAACTTTCTTAAGGAATGAGAATCCTCTTGGATCATATCAAGTGGCTTCTAGAATGTTCAATCGGAATTTGGTTCCTGATTTGAAGTTGTGTGAGGAAGTGAGTAAGAAGTTGATTTCACAGAAGAAGCTAGAGGAGGCTGATAAGCTTATGCTGCGATTTGTAGAACGTGGGCATTTTTCGCCTAACAGAAAACAGGCTCTCCATAGTTGA
- the LOC125188661 gene encoding CBL-interacting protein kinase 23, with protein sequence MVMASKSSAGGSSSGGGGGGGGRTRVGRYELGRTLGEGTFAKVKFARNLETDENVAIKILDKEKVLKHKMVGQIKREISTMKLIRHPNVIRMFEVMASKTKIYIVMEFVTGGELFDKIASRGILKEDETRNYFQQLINAVDYCHSRGVYHRDLKPENLLLDSKGILKVSDFGLSALPQQVREDGLLHTTCGTPNYVAPEVINNKGYDGAKADIWSCGVILFVLMAGFLPFEEPNLVALYKKIFKADFKCPRWFSKSVQKLITRILDPNPSTRITISEILENEWFKKGYQAPVFEQEDVTLDDVNSIFSESADSPNLVVEKRHERPPAAAPVTMNAFELISTSQGLNLGSLFDRQMGLVKRETRFTSRRPASEIMSKIETAAGPMGFDVKRNNYKMKLYGEKSGRKGHLSIATEIFEVAPSLHMVELRKAGGDTFEFHKFYKNLSTGLKDIVWTAGEGVQQEETSRTDHPRP encoded by the exons ATGGTGATGGCATCGAAATCGAGCGCTGGTGGCAGtagcagcggcggcggcggtggtggtggtggccgGACTCGCGTGGGGAGGTATGAGCTTGGGAGGACTTTGGGAGAGGGGACTTTTGCAAAAGTGAAGTTTGCTAGGAATCTTGAGACAGATGAGAATGTGGCCATCAAGATTCTTGATAAGGAGAAGGTTCTCAAACACAAGATGGTTGGCCAG ATCAAGCGCGAAATTTCAACCATGAAACTGATAAGGCATCCTAATGTAATCCGGATGTTTGAG GTTATGGCCAGCAAGACAAAGATATACATTGTTATGGAATTTGTAACCGGTGGTGAACTCTTTGACAAGATT GCTAGTCGAGGCATACTGAAAGAAGACGAAACAAGGAATTATTTTCAGCAGCTCATTAACGCGGTTGATTATTGCCACAGCAGGGGTGTTTACCACAGGGATCTTAAG CCGGAGAATTTGCTGCTTGATTCCAAGGGCATTCTCAAAGTCTCCGATTTTGGTTTAAGCGCCCTACCACAGCAAGTTCGG GAAGATGGATTGCTTCACACGACATGTGGGACGCCAAATTATGTTGCCCCAGAG GTGATCAACAATAAGGGCTACGATGGAGCTAAGGCAGACATATGGTCTTGTGGTGTTATACTTTTTGTACTCATGGCTGGATTTCTGCCCTTTGAGGAGCCGAATCTTGTGGCATTGTACAAAAAG ATATTCAAGGCGGATTTCAAGTGCCCTAGATGGTTTTCAAAAAGTGTACAGAAACTAATCACAAGAATTCTGGATCCCAACCCATCCACG CGTATAACAATCAGTGAGATCCTCGAAAACGAGTGGTTCAAGAAAGGATACCAGGCACCTGTTTTCGAACAAGAGGATGTTACCCTCGATGATGTCAATTCAATCTTTAGTGAATCAGCA GACTCTCCCAACCTTGTTGTGGAGAAGCGGCACGAACGGCCCCCAGCGGCTGCACCAGTGACTATGAATGCCTTTGAGCTCATCTCCACCTCACAGGGTCTCAATCTCGGTTCGCTCTTTGACAGGCAGATG GGTCTTGTCAAGCGAGAAACGAGATTTACATCAAGACGCCCTGCCAGCGAGATTATGTCGAAAATCGAGACAGCAGCCGGGCCTATGGGGTTTGATGTGAAGAGAAACAACTACAAG ATGAAACTTTATGGGGAAAAATCCGGCCGGAAGGGTCACTTGTCCATTGCAACAGAG ATTTTTGAAGTAGCTCCATCACTTCACATGGTTGAGCTTCGCAAGGCTGGAGGAGATACATTCGAATTCCACAAG TTTTACAAGAACCTTTCGACCGGGTTGAAAGATATCGTATGGACAGCAGGCGAAGGAGTACAACAGGAAGAGACCAGCC GTACTGATCACCCGAGGCCTTAA